In Bacilli bacterium, a genomic segment contains:
- a CDS encoding glycosyltransferase yields the protein MTRQKWKRTAAGARGNRLGAYQAGLAAGKKVAANPMEHGNWKIFANAEWMRWWLRSRRRGIPFWTAMRRFQSGFAKGRGAKASDLLFLPTARSVAAIVTAMNEEKTLSGVLAELARLPLAETIVVVNGSNDGTFAAARKFPETTVVHYSNPLGYDVGRAIGAKVAQSDILLFLDGDFIVEAKRLIPFIRAIGRGADAALNNISPYIGTFANRDAVTRVKEFMNRSLRRPDLGPNSLTAVPHALSRKAVEKIGVANLSVPPKAHAMILLNGLNVRLPCSIDVLTRNKHRQLNVGEGNPVAELIVGDYLEALSWAFQSRGTRLSFPDMLRKRFALTGG from the coding sequence ATGACTCGGCAAAAATGGAAGCGAACAGCCGCGGGCGCAAGGGGAAACAGATTGGGGGCTTATCAAGCAGGTTTAGCTGCCGGCAAAAAAGTGGCTGCGAATCCGATGGAACACGGAAACTGGAAAATATTCGCCAATGCCGAATGGATGCGGTGGTGGCTTCGGTCGCGCCGGCGGGGCATTCCGTTTTGGACTGCGATGCGCCGATTCCAGAGCGGTTTCGCCAAAGGCCGCGGCGCGAAAGCCTCCGATCTGCTGTTTTTGCCTACCGCCCGCAGTGTCGCAGCCATCGTCACGGCGATGAACGAAGAAAAAACGTTATCGGGCGTATTGGCGGAATTGGCGAGGCTGCCGCTTGCGGAAACGATTGTGGTCGTCAACGGCTCGAATGACGGAACATTTGCCGCGGCGCGGAAATTTCCCGAAACGACCGTCGTACATTACAGCAATCCGTTGGGGTACGATGTGGGCAGAGCCATTGGCGCCAAAGTGGCCCAATCCGATATTCTGCTTTTTTTGGACGGTGATTTTATTGTCGAAGCAAAGCGGCTTATCCCTTTCATCCGGGCGATTGGCCGCGGCGCTGACGCCGCGTTGAACAACATTTCTCCGTACATCGGGACATTTGCCAACCGCGATGCGGTGACGCGCGTAAAGGAATTTATGAACCGCAGCCTGAGAAGGCCCGACCTGGGCCCGAATTCGTTGACGGCAGTGCCTCATGCGCTTTCACGCAAAGCGGTGGAAAAAATAGGCGTAGCCAATTTGTCCGTGCCGCCGAAGGCGCACGCGATGATATTGCTCAATGGGCTAAACGTGCGGCTTCCGTGCAGCATCGATGTGCTGACGCGCAACAAGCACCGGCAACTAAATGTCGGGGAAGGCAATCCGGTCGCCGAATTGATCGTCGGCGATTATTTGGAGGCACTTTCCTGGGCGTTCCAGTCGCGGGGAACCCGCCTGAGCTTTCCCGATATGCTGAGAAAACGGTTTGCCCTAACGGGGGGATAA
- a CDS encoding glycosyltransferase family 2 protein — MRMTSMIIPSSNGIEMLKECIFSIRQHTPVPYEIIVVDNGSNDGTADFCREQQLTFVSLARHVGFPAACNLGLKLAVGDNLLLLNNDVVVTSRWLENMLDCLYSSDDIGMVGPLMNQVSGKQLTRSLQYDNLAEMQRLARKFNVPNSSEWAETARIVGCCMLMKRTAVEQTGYLDERFTPGHYEDDDYCHRMRAAGFRLMICRDTFLHHHGTRSFRQMFNDAEIDRIIAENYRKFVEKWGFDPHQFL; from the coding sequence ATGCGGATGACGAGCATGATTATACCAAGCAGCAATGGTATAGAAATGCTTAAGGAATGCATCTTTTCCATTCGACAACATACCCCGGTTCCGTATGAAATCATCGTAGTTGACAACGGCTCGAATGACGGTACGGCGGATTTTTGCCGCGAACAGCAGTTAACATTTGTTTCGTTGGCCCGGCATGTGGGTTTTCCCGCCGCCTGCAATCTTGGTTTGAAATTGGCGGTTGGCGACAATTTGCTGTTGCTCAATAACGATGTCGTTGTCACCAGCCGTTGGCTGGAGAATATGTTGGATTGCCTATATAGCAGCGACGACATCGGCATGGTCGGCCCCCTTATGAACCAGGTCAGCGGCAAACAATTGACGCGCAGTTTACAATATGACAATTTGGCGGAAATGCAGCGGTTGGCGCGCAAGTTTAACGTACCCAACTCCAGCGAATGGGCGGAAACCGCCAGAATCGTTGGCTGCTGCATGTTGATGAAGCGGACGGCCGTGGAGCAAACGGGTTATCTGGATGAACGATTTACGCCGGGCCATTACGAAGACGATGATTATTGCCATCGCATGCGCGCGGCGGGATTCCGTTTGATGATATGCCGGGATACGTTTTTGCATCATCATGGCACGCGCAGCTTTCGGCAAATGTTCAACGATGCGGAAATCGACCGGATCATTGCCGAGAACTACCGGAAGTTCGTGGAAAAGTGGGGGTTTGATCCGCATCAATTTCTGTAA
- a CDS encoding sugar phosphate nucleotidyltransferase, whose protein sequence is MKGVVLAGGRGTRLYPLTRIVNKHLLPVGQHPMIFYSIKKLCEAGIKDILLVTGKESLGMFAAYLGSGKQWGVKITYRVQDEPGGIAQALVLAEDFIPPGEKFVALLGDNLFDAPLGPEIAAFCAQSKGARVLIKKVRDPERFGVPRFVNGKIIGIDEKPSLPKSKYAVTGIYFYDSTVFATINTLNASKRGELEITDVNNRYAQAEELSFGVLPGWWTDAGTIETLYAAGKAMLGR, encoded by the coding sequence TTGAAAGGTGTCGTATTGGCGGGAGGCAGGGGAACGAGACTGTATCCGTTGACCCGGATCGTCAACAAGCATTTGCTCCCTGTCGGGCAACATCCGATGATCTTTTACAGCATCAAAAAACTTTGCGAAGCCGGCATCAAAGATATATTGCTTGTGACCGGAAAGGAATCGCTTGGCATGTTTGCGGCTTATTTGGGGAGCGGAAAACAATGGGGAGTGAAAATTACGTATCGCGTCCAGGATGAACCGGGAGGCATCGCGCAAGCGCTCGTTTTGGCCGAAGATTTTATTCCGCCGGGGGAAAAATTTGTTGCGCTTTTGGGCGATAATCTGTTCGACGCGCCGCTTGGTCCCGAAATCGCCGCATTTTGCGCACAATCCAAAGGAGCGCGAGTCCTGATCAAAAAGGTCAGGGATCCGGAACGCTTCGGCGTGCCCCGGTTTGTCAACGGGAAAATAATCGGGATAGACGAAAAACCGTCCCTGCCGAAATCAAAATATGCGGTGACGGGCATTTATTTTTACGATTCCACCGTGTTTGCCACGATCAATACCCTCAACGCCTCAAAGCGGGGCGAGTTGGAAATCACCGATGTAAACAACCGCTACGCCCAGGCGGAAGAGCTTTCGTTCGGCGTTCTGCCGGGTTGGTGGACGGACGCCGGCACGATCGAGACGCTGTATGCCGCCGGCAAGGCCATGCTGGGAAGGTGA
- a CDS encoding glycosyltransferase produces the protein MASRNRLERKGYRKGYRSGRRYGYHLGRCQAVTDQQQSRITAPRNIKVLYVTSGLGAPYEAIDQSVSAALKRVVAQAETVLPDEESAMRLEQYRPDLLLTVHGLNMPEQTLLKARELAVKSALWWADDPYHHDLARQIAPRFDYVFTNEANCAEMYRQLGCKHVGYLPLGTDPIAFRPNQVGPFDFIDICFIGSAFANRVAFIDSIASYLAEKKTLISGYWWERLANYELLKKHIAPHWLGPEETAYCYNRAKIAVNLHRAHEGLQDLRGEQLAAVSVNPRTFDISACGALQLTDMRGELANLYIPGEEVITYATPEEFVEKAEYYLRNEDERYNIAFRGFKRTMSDHTYDRRIAAMLDAIFGAQ, from the coding sequence ATGGCAAGCCGCAACCGGCTTGAGCGTAAAGGGTACAGGAAAGGATACCGGTCGGGAAGGCGGTACGGCTACCATTTGGGCAGATGCCAGGCTGTAACCGATCAGCAGCAGAGCCGTATAACCGCGCCCCGAAACATAAAGGTTTTGTACGTGACGTCCGGTTTGGGAGCGCCCTACGAAGCGATCGATCAATCCGTAAGCGCGGCGCTGAAACGGGTGGTTGCGCAAGCCGAAACCGTTTTGCCGGATGAAGAAAGCGCGATGCGGTTGGAACAATACCGGCCCGATTTGCTGTTGACCGTCCACGGTTTAAACATGCCGGAGCAAACGCTGCTTAAGGCGCGGGAATTGGCCGTCAAGTCGGCGCTTTGGTGGGCGGACGACCCCTACCACCACGATTTGGCAAGGCAAATTGCTCCGCGCTTTGACTACGTATTCACGAATGAAGCAAACTGCGCCGAAATGTATCGGCAGCTTGGCTGCAAGCATGTCGGCTATCTACCACTCGGAACGGACCCAATTGCCTTTCGCCCCAACCAGGTCGGTCCTTTTGACTTTATCGACATTTGTTTTATCGGCAGCGCCTTTGCCAACCGGGTGGCGTTTATCGACAGCATCGCATCTTATCTTGCCGAAAAAAAGACGCTGATTTCCGGCTATTGGTGGGAGCGCCTTGCAAACTACGAATTGCTTAAAAAGCATATCGCGCCGCATTGGTTGGGGCCGGAAGAAACGGCATATTGTTATAACAGGGCAAAAATAGCCGTCAATCTTCATCGCGCCCATGAGGGGCTGCAAGATTTGCGCGGCGAACAGCTTGCGGCGGTTTCCGTCAATCCGCGCACGTTTGATATTTCCGCGTGCGGGGCGCTGCAATTGACCGATATGCGCGGCGAGCTTGCGAATTTGTATATTCCCGGCGAGGAAGTCATCACCTATGCGACGCCGGAAGAGTTTGTCGAAAAAGCGGAATATTACTTGCGAAATGAAGATGAACGGTACAATATCGCATTTCGCGGCTTCAAGCGGACCATGAGCGACCATACGTATGACCGCCGCATAGCCGCCATGCTGGATGCGATATTCGGCGCTCAGTAG
- a CDS encoding GT-D fold domain-containing glycosyltransferase, producing MAKRLRRLRRTALDPQRDNGEYERGRAEGYAAGIYAGGEQLVERNMPPDTILPNISVEQIIAAGIPRFRESFKVLHPVQAVYERLQTALSSHRPFSLVRLGDGELLVLAQEKALPIEEVLKRGEFLPQAGVRVPDLSARDLVAQAVAKANMVGVPANRLPNFLLLLSPALAANEIDIMHLEATYSTVNYMLLLAGYLRLLMDGRRTVVVGNRADALTEHLRAAGFSVCDPVFPVNGIDDVHNAIQQIAAREFDLALVSAGIPAVVIAQQIAEKFGRVAIDFGHAADSIIKGEAQI from the coding sequence TTGGCGAAGCGGCTTAGGCGCCTGCGCAGGACCGCCCTTGATCCGCAGCGCGACAATGGCGAATATGAGCGCGGCCGCGCGGAGGGCTATGCCGCGGGCATTTATGCGGGCGGAGAGCAGCTCGTCGAGCGCAATATGCCGCCCGATACGATTTTACCCAATATCAGCGTTGAACAAATTATCGCCGCGGGCATCCCCCGGTTTCGCGAATCGTTCAAAGTGCTGCATCCCGTACAGGCGGTGTATGAACGCCTGCAAACGGCGTTGTCGTCGCATCGGCCGTTTTCGCTCGTGCGGCTTGGCGATGGGGAACTGCTTGTCCTGGCGCAGGAAAAAGCGCTGCCGATTGAAGAGGTGCTGAAGCGGGGCGAATTTCTGCCGCAGGCCGGTGTCCGGGTGCCGGATTTGTCCGCCCGCGATCTGGTTGCGCAAGCGGTAGCCAAAGCAAACATGGTCGGGGTTCCGGCAAACCGGCTGCCGAATTTTTTATTATTGCTAAGTCCGGCTTTAGCCGCGAACGAAATTGACATCATGCATTTAGAAGCGACATATTCAACCGTAAACTATATGCTTTTGCTTGCGGGTTATCTTCGCTTGTTAATGGATGGAAGGCGCACAGTGGTTGTGGGCAATCGGGCGGACGCCTTAACCGAACATTTGCGGGCAGCCGGTTTTTCCGTATGCGATCCGGTTTTCCCGGTCAACGGCATCGATGATGTCCACAACGCCATCCAACAAATAGCCGCGCGGGAATTTGACCTGGCGCTCGTGTCCGCGGGAATTCCGGCTGTCGTGATCGCCCAGCAAATCGCGGAAAAATTCGGCAGGGTGGCGATCGATTTCGGGCACGCGGCGGATTCCATCATCAAAGGTGAAGCGCAAATATGA